Proteins from a genomic interval of Rhodothermus marinus:
- the infB gene encoding translation initiation factor IF-2 codes for MAKKFKIRLFKLAKELNVGIDTIEQQLEELGYAHALSGRGANAVLEDEDAYEALLEVFAHDRKVAARLKELREAREAAARAAKAEAEAAEAVEEVEEEAVEEVPASASAAEETEQEATETAVEETTGEPEVEAPAASVEAVEAEEVAEEVSAEPTPAPEQEEEAEVVAIAAATEESKAEAEASEPETPAAAEAEAAPTEEAPEPAGEEKKEEDEVIRAQVVLQGAKVVGKIDLSKVEDDETRSGKRKRKRKRKAKPAPDEEVVKVAVEDEEEEKTRSKRKRKRKRIRRVDEEEVEQSLQETLRELEQGVSRIRQRRRRERRERHAQEREREALREAQEARKLRVTEYISVGELAELMGVEVSEVISTLFNAGMIVSINQRLDADTIQFVADEFGYEVEFITDYNELEIEIPEDRPEDLQPRAPIVTVMGHVDHGKTSLLDYIRKTNVVAGEAGGITQHIGAYHVELPDGRYITFLDTPGHEAFTAMRARGAKVTDIVILVVAADDGVMPQTIEAINHAKAAGVPIVVAVTKIDKPEANPQRVLQQLAEHGVLVEQYGGQVQCAFVSAKTGEGVDDLLEKVLLEAELHDLKANPNRPAVGTIIESRVEKGRGNVATVLVQNGTLRVGDPFVAGVTSGRVRAMFDERGNRVEAAGPSIPVLVLGFDELPEVGDQFVVVPDEKEARAIAQKRQQIRREQMLRKQRRISLDEISRRMAQGERLKELNLIIKGDVAGSVEALSDALLKLSTDEVAVNIIHSGVGAITESDVMLASASDAIIIGFQVRPTSSARQLAEREHVDIRLYSVIYQAIEDVRDALEGLLSPEKTEQIVGVAEVRETFKIPKVGTVAGCRVVEGRIRRGDRVRVIRDGVVIYEGAISSLKRFKEDVREVQSGYECGMGIENFNDIKVGDQIEAFEIVEQRRKLEV; via the coding sequence ATGGCAAAGAAGTTCAAAATCCGGCTATTCAAGCTGGCCAAAGAGCTGAACGTCGGGATCGACACCATTGAGCAGCAGCTCGAAGAGCTGGGCTATGCCCATGCGCTTTCCGGTCGGGGAGCCAATGCCGTCCTGGAAGATGAGGACGCCTACGAGGCACTCCTGGAGGTGTTTGCCCACGACCGGAAGGTGGCGGCCCGGCTGAAAGAATTGCGTGAAGCGCGCGAGGCGGCCGCCCGGGCAGCGAAGGCGGAGGCAGAGGCGGCCGAGGCCGTCGAAGAAGTCGAAGAAGAAGCCGTTGAAGAAGTGCCGGCTTCAGCGTCGGCCGCCGAAGAGACCGAGCAGGAAGCTACGGAAACAGCCGTCGAAGAAACCACCGGGGAGCCGGAGGTTGAAGCGCCTGCTGCGTCTGTTGAAGCGGTGGAGGCGGAGGAGGTCGCCGAGGAGGTCTCGGCCGAGCCCACGCCTGCCCCTGAACAGGAAGAAGAAGCGGAAGTGGTGGCAATAGCGGCTGCGACGGAGGAATCCAAGGCGGAGGCCGAGGCATCCGAGCCCGAAACGCCTGCGGCGGCCGAGGCTGAAGCGGCTCCGACGGAGGAGGCCCCTGAGCCCGCTGGGGAAGAAAAGAAAGAAGAGGACGAGGTAATCCGGGCGCAGGTGGTGCTCCAGGGAGCCAAGGTCGTCGGTAAAATCGACCTGTCGAAAGTCGAAGACGATGAGACGCGGTCTGGTAAGCGCAAACGCAAACGGAAGCGAAAAGCGAAGCCCGCACCGGACGAAGAAGTCGTCAAAGTAGCCGTTGAGGACGAGGAGGAGGAAAAAACACGAAGCAAGCGCAAACGCAAACGCAAGCGGATTCGCCGCGTCGACGAGGAGGAAGTCGAACAGTCGCTGCAGGAGACGCTTCGTGAGCTGGAGCAGGGCGTCAGCCGCATACGTCAGCGCCGGCGCCGTGAACGGCGTGAACGTCATGCGCAGGAACGGGAACGGGAGGCGTTGCGAGAAGCGCAGGAAGCTCGCAAACTCCGGGTGACGGAGTATATCTCGGTGGGCGAGCTGGCCGAGTTGATGGGGGTCGAGGTCAGCGAAGTGATCTCGACGCTCTTCAATGCAGGGATGATCGTCTCCATCAACCAGCGGCTCGACGCCGACACGATCCAGTTCGTGGCAGATGAATTCGGCTACGAAGTCGAATTCATCACCGACTACAACGAGCTGGAGATAGAAATCCCGGAGGATCGACCGGAAGATCTGCAGCCGCGGGCACCCATCGTTACGGTGATGGGGCACGTCGACCACGGCAAGACATCGCTTCTGGACTACATCCGCAAGACGAACGTGGTGGCCGGCGAGGCCGGGGGCATCACGCAGCACATCGGCGCCTACCATGTGGAGCTGCCGGACGGTCGGTACATCACCTTCCTGGACACGCCGGGGCACGAAGCCTTCACGGCCATGCGTGCTCGCGGCGCCAAGGTGACAGACATCGTGATCCTGGTGGTGGCGGCCGACGATGGCGTGATGCCGCAGACGATCGAGGCCATCAACCACGCCAAAGCTGCCGGTGTGCCCATCGTGGTGGCCGTTACCAAGATCGACAAGCCCGAGGCCAACCCGCAGCGCGTTCTCCAACAGCTGGCCGAACACGGCGTGCTGGTCGAGCAGTACGGCGGTCAGGTGCAGTGCGCCTTCGTTTCGGCCAAGACCGGCGAGGGGGTCGATGATCTGCTCGAAAAGGTACTGCTGGAGGCCGAGTTGCACGATCTGAAGGCGAACCCGAATCGCCCGGCCGTCGGCACCATCATCGAAAGCCGCGTGGAAAAAGGACGCGGCAACGTGGCCACCGTGCTGGTGCAGAACGGGACGCTCCGCGTGGGCGATCCCTTCGTGGCTGGCGTGACGAGTGGCCGCGTGCGGGCGATGTTCGACGAGCGGGGCAACCGCGTTGAGGCCGCCGGACCCTCCATTCCGGTGCTGGTGCTCGGTTTCGACGAACTGCCCGAGGTCGGCGACCAGTTCGTGGTCGTGCCCGACGAAAAAGAAGCAAGGGCGATCGCCCAGAAGCGTCAGCAGATCCGCCGTGAGCAGATGCTGCGCAAGCAGCGTCGCATCTCGCTCGACGAGATCAGCCGGCGCATGGCACAGGGTGAGCGCCTGAAGGAACTCAACCTGATCATCAAAGGCGATGTGGCCGGTTCGGTCGAGGCGCTGAGCGACGCGCTTCTGAAGCTCTCGACCGACGAGGTGGCCGTGAACATCATCCACAGCGGCGTCGGCGCCATCACCGAAAGCGACGTGATGCTGGCTTCGGCCTCCGACGCCATCATCATCGGCTTCCAGGTGCGTCCCACCAGCAGCGCCCGCCAGCTGGCCGAACGCGAGCATGTGGACATCCGGCTCTACTCGGTCATCTATCAGGCCATCGAGGATGTGCGCGACGCCCTGGAAGGGCTGCTGTCGCCCGAAAAGACCGAGCAGATTGTGGGCGTGGCCGAGGTGCGCGAGACGTTCAAGATCCCGAAGGTTGGTACGGTGGCCGGCTGCCGGGTCGTCGAAGGACGCATTCGCCGGGGCGACCGCGTGCGCGTCATTCGCGACGGGGTGGTCATCTACGAAGGCGCGATCTCGTCGCTCAAACGCTTCAAGGAGGACGTGCGGGAGGTGCAGAGCGGCTACGAGTGCGGCATGGGCATCGAAAACTTCAACGATATCAAGGTGGGCGACCAGATCGAGGCCTTTGAGATCGTCGAACAGCGGCGCAAACTGGAGGTCTGA
- a CDS encoding M16 family metallopeptidase → MSVKVVADTVTYQKTVLPCGLRIVTETIPSVRSVAVGLWVDVGSRDEAEEEAGITHFIEHMVFKGTERRRTHQIAQRIEYVGGYLNAFTTKEHTCYYVRVLDEYLDRALDTLIDLAFRPRFPEREIEKEKEVILEEMKMYEDTPDEYIFDLFEELVYAGHPLGRPIVGREETVRSFTRAMLLDFMARHYTPDRMVLAAAGRLTHERVVALTERLLRGVALRPTNHRQRQPVPPYRPGERVERRSVQQAHLVLGGRGYDLHHPHRAALTVLNTILGGGMSSRLNQNIRERYGYCYNIYSFVNLHSDVGDWGVYMGTDPRRVSRAEQLIRRELERLVQEPVGRRVLTHAKNQVKGTLMLGQENMSSRMMRLGRQELYFGRYYSLDEALQEVDRVTAEEVQAVARELFAEQPYSKVVLLPE, encoded by the coding sequence ATGTCGGTGAAAGTTGTAGCAGATACCGTTACCTACCAGAAGACGGTGCTGCCCTGTGGGCTGCGCATCGTGACCGAAACGATTCCCTCGGTGCGCTCGGTGGCCGTCGGTCTCTGGGTGGATGTGGGGAGTCGGGACGAAGCCGAGGAAGAGGCCGGCATCACGCATTTCATCGAACACATGGTGTTCAAAGGCACCGAGCGACGCCGCACGCACCAGATCGCCCAGCGCATCGAGTACGTCGGCGGCTACCTGAACGCCTTTACCACGAAAGAGCATACCTGCTACTACGTGCGGGTGCTGGATGAATACCTGGATCGGGCACTGGACACGCTGATCGATCTGGCTTTCCGGCCGCGCTTCCCGGAGCGCGAAATCGAAAAGGAGAAAGAAGTAATCCTTGAAGAGATGAAGATGTACGAGGACACACCCGACGAGTACATCTTCGATCTCTTCGAAGAACTGGTCTATGCCGGGCATCCGCTGGGACGGCCGATTGTGGGACGGGAGGAGACGGTGCGCTCGTTTACCCGGGCCATGCTGCTGGATTTTATGGCGCGGCATTACACGCCGGATCGTATGGTGCTGGCGGCGGCCGGACGCCTGACGCATGAACGGGTGGTGGCCCTGACGGAACGGCTGTTGCGAGGGGTGGCGTTGCGTCCGACCAACCACCGGCAGCGACAACCGGTGCCGCCTTACCGCCCCGGCGAGCGCGTCGAGCGGCGCAGCGTGCAACAGGCGCATCTGGTGCTGGGCGGGCGCGGGTACGACCTGCACCATCCGCACCGCGCCGCGCTTACCGTGCTCAACACGATCCTGGGGGGCGGTATGTCGAGCCGGCTCAATCAGAACATCCGGGAGCGGTACGGTTACTGCTACAACATCTATTCGTTTGTCAACCTGCACTCGGATGTCGGCGACTGGGGCGTCTATATGGGAACGGACCCCCGGCGGGTGTCGCGGGCCGAGCAGCTCATCCGGCGCGAGCTGGAGCGGCTGGTGCAGGAGCCGGTGGGGCGGCGTGTGCTGACGCACGCCAAGAACCAGGTCAAGGGGACGCTGATGCTGGGGCAGGAGAACATGAGCAGCCGGATGATGCGCTTGGGGCGGCAGGAGCTGTATTTCGGTCGCTATTACAGCCTGGACGAAGCGCTACAGGAAGTAGATCGGGTGACGGCCGAGGAGGTGCAGGCGGTGGCGCGTGAGTTGTTTGCCGAGCAGCCGTATTCGAAGGTAGTGTTATTGCCGGAATAG
- the rpsO gene encoding 30S ribosomal protein S15: protein MISKELKRELIRKYGAHENDTGRPEVQIAIFTHRINALTEHLQRHPKDFSTRRGLLKLVGKRRRLLDYLMREDFERYRAIIEELGIRK from the coding sequence ATGATCAGCAAGGAACTCAAGCGCGAACTGATTCGCAAGTACGGCGCCCACGAAAACGACACGGGCCGGCCGGAAGTCCAGATTGCCATCTTCACGCACCGCATTAATGCGCTGACCGAGCACCTGCAGCGCCATCCCAAGGATTTTTCCACGCGCCGCGGCCTTTTGAAGCTGGTCGGCAAGCGGCGCCGCCTGCTCGACTATCTCATGCGCGAAGATTTCGAGCGCTACCGCGCAATTATTGAGGAGCTGGGCATTCGTAAGTAA
- the truB gene encoding tRNA pseudouridine(55) synthase TruB: MPVPLPENFDALVHGYPRLPERWDAAVLLIDKPKGITSFDVIRRLRKLLRVRKIGHAGTLDPMATGLLICLIGRATRWMTHFMAQEKEYEGVMRLGEITPSYDAETEVVERRPWEHLTDEDLERARWQFVGEIVQQVPAYSAVKVKGKRLYEQARAGKKVERPSRRVQIYAFELLGRKGPDVAFRVCCSKGTYIRSLVHDFGQVLGCGAHLIELRRTRSGPYRVEQAWTLEALPAALQARTSSQPERKS; encoded by the coding sequence ATGCCTGTCCCGCTGCCGGAAAACTTCGACGCGCTGGTGCATGGCTATCCCCGGCTGCCCGAGCGATGGGATGCCGCCGTGCTCCTGATCGACAAGCCGAAAGGCATCACCTCCTTTGACGTGATCCGGCGGCTCCGGAAACTGCTGCGCGTGCGCAAGATCGGACATGCCGGCACGCTCGATCCCATGGCCACCGGCCTGCTGATCTGTCTGATCGGGCGGGCCACACGCTGGATGACACACTTTATGGCCCAGGAGAAGGAGTATGAGGGCGTCATGCGGCTCGGCGAAATCACGCCCTCGTACGACGCAGAAACCGAAGTGGTGGAGCGCAGGCCCTGGGAGCACCTGACCGACGAAGATCTGGAGCGTGCGCGCTGGCAATTCGTCGGCGAAATTGTGCAGCAGGTGCCGGCCTATTCAGCCGTCAAGGTGAAAGGCAAACGCCTGTACGAACAGGCCCGGGCCGGGAAAAAAGTCGAGCGCCCGAGCCGGCGCGTGCAGATTTACGCATTTGAACTGCTGGGGCGCAAAGGGCCCGATGTGGCCTTCCGGGTGTGCTGCTCAAAGGGCACGTACATCCGTAGCCTGGTGCACGACTTCGGCCAGGTGCTGGGGTGCGGCGCTCATCTCATCGAACTGCGGCGCACCCGATCGGGACCGTATCGCGTTGAACAGGCCTGGACGCTGGAGGCGCTGCCCGCGGCGCTGCAAGCCCGGACATCATCCCAGCCGGAAAGAAAGTCATGA
- the rbfA gene encoding 30S ribosome-binding factor RbfA: MSSSIRVQRVGSLLKRELADILQFEFGDQLPPMTTVTDVQPTRDLSIAKVYVSIYGAPEQKRAAFRRLQELTPQIRAALAQRIRYQLRFMPELRFVLDETLERAQRVEELLARIREERARREDQREGQSS; the protein is encoded by the coding sequence ATGAGCAGCAGCATCCGGGTGCAGCGTGTGGGTAGTTTGCTCAAGCGCGAGCTGGCCGACATCCTGCAGTTTGAGTTCGGGGACCAGCTGCCGCCTATGACGACGGTCACCGACGTGCAGCCCACGCGGGACCTGTCGATCGCCAAAGTGTACGTGAGCATCTATGGTGCGCCCGAGCAGAAACGGGCAGCGTTCCGGCGGTTGCAGGAACTGACGCCTCAGATCCGCGCGGCACTGGCCCAGCGCATCCGCTACCAGCTCCGCTTCATGCCCGAGCTGCGTTTCGTCCTGGATGAGACCTTGGAGCGGGCACAGCGGGTCGAGGAGCTGCTGGCGCGCATCCGCGAAGAGCGGGCCCGCCGCGAAGATCAGCGCGAAGGACAGAGCTCCTGA
- a CDS encoding segregation and condensation protein A codes for MYRVRLPVFEGPLDLLLYFIRRDELDIYDIPVARIADEFLAYVRLMEELDLDGVGDFLYLAAVLLHIKAQMLLPRPPAPADNEAEPADPRQELVERLLNYLRYKDAAGRLDAQVEARQQLYTRGAAAGAGDEVAEQGPPPLAPVPLFELLDALRRVLERRVEPPAHTVRREIYSVEAQMDYVQAQLQDGRARPFGELVAGRPRGFVIATFLAVLELARQGRIWIRLLDGREDFLVEACEATAMEEADVAA; via the coding sequence ATGTATCGCGTTCGGCTTCCCGTCTTCGAAGGTCCCCTGGACCTGCTGCTTTACTTCATCCGACGGGATGAGCTGGACATCTACGACATTCCGGTCGCCCGCATTGCCGACGAGTTTCTGGCCTATGTGCGCCTGATGGAGGAGCTTGACCTGGACGGTGTGGGGGACTTTCTGTACCTGGCCGCCGTGCTGCTCCATATCAAGGCGCAGATGCTGCTGCCGCGCCCGCCAGCGCCGGCCGACAACGAAGCGGAGCCGGCCGATCCCCGCCAGGAGCTGGTGGAGCGGCTCCTGAATTACCTGCGCTATAAGGACGCTGCCGGACGGCTGGATGCGCAGGTCGAGGCGCGGCAGCAGCTCTACACGCGGGGCGCAGCGGCCGGGGCAGGGGATGAAGTGGCTGAGCAGGGACCGCCGCCGCTGGCGCCGGTACCCCTGTTTGAGTTGCTGGATGCATTGCGGAGAGTGCTGGAGCGTCGGGTCGAACCGCCAGCGCATACCGTCCGGCGAGAGATCTACAGTGTGGAGGCGCAGATGGATTACGTGCAGGCGCAGCTGCAGGACGGCCGGGCGCGTCCGTTCGGGGAGCTGGTGGCCGGGCGTCCGCGTGGATTCGTGATCGCCACGTTTCTGGCCGTGCTGGAGCTGGCCCGGCAGGGCAGGATATGGATTCGGTTGCTGGACGGCCGGGAAGATTTTCTGGTGGAAGCCTGCGAAGCAACGGCGATGGAGGAGGCCGATGTTGCAGCCTGA
- the pnp gene encoding polyribonucleotide nucleotidyltransferase — protein MMTQATIHEIEFAPGKTLRLETGRLAKQANGAVVVRQGDTMVLCTAVLADEPKEGQSFFPLTVEYREKFAAGGRIPGGFIKREGRPTDKEILSSRLIDRAIRPLFPDGFFHEVQIICYVISADDRYDADVLAGTGASAALLLAGAPFDGPIAEVRVGRIDGQFVVNPTLKELEQSDINLVVAGKEDAIVMVEGEMKEISEEDMLEALEVAHEAIRKLCRGQLEFVEAHGRPEPFPYQTTTLPEELIDRVRELAVPKLEAHLRAPYEKQTFYEGLEQIGEETVAALLGTTDAEGNQVLAEATPEGWTADQIRKAVSQVTREVMRQMILREGRRIDGRGLDEIRPIWMEVGYLPRVHGSAIFTRGETQVLASVTLGTSKDVQMIDQIFVQGDKRFFLHYEFPPFCTGEIRFLRGPGRREIGHGYLAERALAAMLPDESSFPYTIRVNADVLESNGSSSMASVCAGSLALMDAGVPVKKHVAGVAMGLIKEGDQVAILTDILGTEDHLGDMDFKVAGTRDGITACQMDIKIGGLTREIMQRALEQARRARMYILDLMEQTIEAPRPDLSPYAPRLTQITIDPEFIGAVIGPGGRVVQGIQRETNTTIEIEERDGVGVVTVAATNQENAQRAIEMIKQIVAVPEVGAEYEGIVRSIQSFGAIVEIMPGKEGLLHISELDHGYVKDIHDYLKVGDKVRVKLIEIREDGKLRLSRKAFLPPPEPEAKNGEPAREQASAERSGPPRDHASGRSHGPGHGRGGRSGRGRGPDRGRGGRRR, from the coding sequence ATGATGACGCAGGCAACCATTCACGAAATCGAATTCGCCCCGGGGAAGACGCTGCGGCTGGAGACGGGGCGTCTGGCCAAGCAGGCCAATGGGGCCGTGGTCGTCCGTCAGGGCGACACGATGGTGCTCTGCACGGCCGTGCTGGCCGACGAACCCAAGGAGGGGCAGAGCTTTTTCCCGCTGACGGTAGAATATCGCGAGAAATTTGCCGCCGGTGGCCGAATCCCAGGCGGCTTCATCAAGCGAGAGGGACGACCGACGGATAAAGAGATCCTCTCGTCGCGACTGATCGACCGGGCCATCCGACCGCTGTTTCCGGATGGCTTCTTCCACGAAGTGCAGATCATCTGCTACGTGATCTCGGCCGACGATCGGTACGACGCCGACGTGCTGGCCGGCACGGGCGCTTCGGCTGCCCTGTTGCTGGCTGGTGCGCCCTTCGACGGACCGATCGCCGAAGTGCGTGTGGGACGCATTGACGGCCAGTTTGTGGTTAACCCCACGCTCAAAGAACTCGAGCAGAGCGACATTAATCTGGTGGTGGCCGGTAAAGAGGACGCCATCGTGATGGTCGAGGGCGAGATGAAGGAGATCAGTGAGGAGGACATGCTCGAAGCCCTCGAGGTGGCGCACGAGGCCATCCGCAAGCTCTGCCGGGGCCAGCTCGAATTCGTGGAAGCGCACGGGCGTCCGGAACCCTTCCCGTACCAGACGACCACGCTTCCGGAGGAGCTGATCGACCGCGTGCGGGAACTGGCCGTGCCGAAGCTGGAAGCGCACCTGCGCGCACCCTACGAGAAGCAGACCTTCTACGAAGGACTGGAGCAGATCGGTGAAGAGACGGTCGCGGCCCTGCTGGGCACGACCGACGCGGAAGGTAACCAGGTGCTGGCCGAAGCCACACCCGAGGGGTGGACGGCCGACCAGATCCGCAAGGCGGTCTCGCAGGTGACCCGCGAGGTCATGCGCCAGATGATCCTGCGCGAAGGGCGCCGGATCGACGGCCGCGGCCTGGACGAAATCCGGCCGATCTGGATGGAGGTAGGCTATCTGCCCCGCGTGCACGGCTCGGCCATCTTCACGCGTGGCGAAACGCAGGTGCTGGCCTCCGTGACGCTGGGCACGTCGAAAGACGTGCAGATGATCGACCAGATCTTCGTCCAGGGCGACAAGCGGTTCTTCCTGCACTACGAGTTTCCGCCCTTCTGCACGGGCGAGATTCGCTTCCTGCGTGGACCGGGACGGCGCGAGATCGGCCACGGCTATCTGGCCGAGCGGGCGCTGGCCGCCATGCTGCCGGACGAATCGTCGTTCCCCTATACGATCCGCGTCAATGCCGACGTGCTGGAGTCGAACGGCTCCTCGTCGATGGCCAGCGTATGTGCCGGCTCGCTGGCGCTCATGGACGCCGGCGTGCCCGTCAAGAAGCACGTGGCCGGCGTGGCCATGGGCCTGATCAAAGAAGGCGACCAGGTGGCCATCCTGACCGACATCCTCGGCACCGAAGACCACCTGGGCGACATGGACTTCAAGGTGGCCGGCACGCGCGATGGCATCACGGCCTGCCAGATGGACATCAAGATCGGCGGGCTGACGCGGGAGATCATGCAACGCGCGCTGGAGCAGGCACGCCGCGCCCGGATGTACATCCTGGATCTGATGGAACAGACCATCGAGGCGCCGCGCCCGGACCTGTCGCCCTACGCACCGCGTCTGACGCAGATCACGATCGATCCGGAGTTCATCGGCGCCGTGATCGGTCCGGGAGGCCGTGTGGTACAGGGCATCCAGCGCGAAACGAACACCACGATCGAGATCGAGGAGCGCGACGGCGTGGGCGTGGTCACCGTGGCGGCCACGAACCAGGAGAACGCCCAGCGTGCCATCGAGATGATCAAGCAGATCGTGGCCGTGCCCGAGGTGGGCGCCGAGTACGAGGGCATCGTGCGCAGCATCCAGAGCTTCGGCGCCATCGTGGAGATCATGCCTGGCAAAGAAGGGCTGCTCCACATCTCGGAACTGGACCACGGCTACGTGAAGGACATCCACGACTACCTGAAGGTCGGCGACAAGGTCCGCGTCAAGTTGATCGAAATCCGCGAGGATGGCAAGCTGCGGCTCAGCCGCAAGGCCTTCCTGCCGCCGCCGGAGCCCGAAGCGAAAAACGGCGAACCGGCACGGGAGCAGGCGAGCGCCGAGCGGAGCGGGCCGCCGCGTGATCACGCTTCCGGACGCTCTCATGGGCCCGGACACGGTCGCGGAGGCCGGAGCGGACGGGGGCGCGGACCGGATCGCGGACGCGGTGGACGCCGTCGCTAA
- a CDS encoding bifunctional riboflavin kinase/FAD synthetase — protein MKFERGLEQVEYDARSVVTVGTFDGVHRGHQAVLQFLMARARERDGISTVLSFDPHPREVLRGEPVPLLTTVEERATLLEALGIERFIVLSFTPELAAMPARQFVEEILVRRIGLQAICVGYDHTFGRNREGNVALLQQLGPQYGFAVDVIPPQVVGDRTVSSTLIRTILLRDGDVRQAADLLGRPYMLQATVVRGDGRGRVLGFPTANLHPNHPRKLVPRNGVYAVRVWLPGEAEPRGGMMNIGMRPTFAGDRRTLEVHVLDFEGDLYGQLLRVDFIERLRDEQRFPSVEALREQLFRDRQRCMEVLQASV, from the coding sequence ATGAAGTTCGAACGAGGCCTGGAACAGGTCGAGTACGACGCGCGCTCGGTCGTGACCGTCGGAACGTTCGACGGAGTGCACCGGGGGCATCAGGCCGTGTTGCAGTTTCTGATGGCGCGGGCGCGTGAGCGCGACGGTATCAGCACGGTGCTCAGCTTCGATCCACATCCGCGCGAAGTGTTGCGCGGCGAACCGGTGCCGCTGCTGACGACGGTGGAGGAACGGGCCACGCTGCTGGAAGCACTGGGCATCGAGCGCTTTATCGTGCTGTCTTTTACGCCGGAACTGGCTGCCATGCCGGCCCGGCAGTTTGTCGAGGAAATCCTCGTACGCCGCATCGGCCTGCAGGCCATCTGCGTGGGCTACGACCACACGTTCGGTCGCAATCGGGAAGGGAACGTAGCCCTGCTACAGCAACTGGGACCGCAGTACGGATTTGCCGTCGATGTCATTCCACCGCAGGTGGTGGGAGACCGTACGGTCTCGTCCACGCTGATCCGGACCATTCTGCTGCGTGATGGAGACGTGCGGCAGGCGGCCGACTTGCTCGGCCGTCCCTACATGCTCCAGGCTACCGTTGTGCGCGGGGACGGCCGCGGACGGGTGCTGGGATTCCCGACGGCCAACCTGCATCCGAATCATCCGCGTAAACTGGTGCCGCGCAACGGCGTCTATGCCGTGCGGGTATGGCTGCCGGGCGAAGCCGAGCCGCGAGGTGGCATGATGAACATCGGCATGCGACCTACTTTTGCAGGCGACCGGCGCACGCTGGAGGTGCACGTGCTGGACTTCGAGGGCGACCTCTACGGTCAGCTTCTTCGGGTGGATTTCATCGAGCGGCTGCGGGACGAGCAGCGCTTCCCGTCGGTCGAGGCGCTCCGCGAGCAACTTTTTCGTGATCGGCAGCGTTGTATGGAAGTACTGCAGGCCTCGGTATGA
- a CDS encoding SDR family oxidoreductase, translating into MQKVLVTGGAGFIGSHVADALLERGYEVHILDDFSSGREENVPAGAVVHRMDVRDEAVADLFARERFPILIHHAAQMDVRRSVADPKFDADVNIMGLLNLMEAGRQHGLQKVIFASTGGAIYGEPDYVPQDEDHPVRPLSPYGITKLASEKYLYFYEQQYGIPYVALRYANVYGPRQNPHGEAGVVAIFTQRMLEGKQPVIYGSGEQTRDFVYVGDVVEANLAALAYPGSGVFNIGTGIETSVNQLFRTLRDLINPEVPEVHGEAKPGEQQRSVLGYERARRELGWEPRVSLQEGLRRTVEWFRARVTVG; encoded by the coding sequence ATGCAAAAAGTGCTGGTAACTGGAGGCGCCGGCTTTATCGGATCGCACGTAGCCGACGCCCTGCTAGAAAGGGGATACGAGGTGCACATTCTGGACGACTTCTCTTCGGGACGTGAAGAAAACGTGCCGGCCGGAGCCGTGGTCCATCGGATGGACGTCCGGGATGAGGCCGTGGCCGATCTGTTTGCGCGTGAGCGGTTTCCGATTTTGATCCATCACGCTGCGCAGATGGACGTGCGCCGCTCGGTGGCTGATCCCAAATTCGATGCGGACGTCAACATCATGGGACTGCTGAACCTGATGGAAGCCGGGCGGCAACACGGCCTGCAGAAGGTGATCTTCGCCTCGACGGGCGGGGCCATTTACGGTGAGCCGGACTACGTGCCCCAGGACGAAGACCACCCGGTGCGGCCACTTTCGCCTTACGGCATCACGAAGCTGGCTTCTGAAAAGTACCTCTACTTCTACGAGCAACAGTACGGCATCCCGTACGTCGCGCTGCGCTACGCGAACGTGTACGGCCCCCGGCAGAACCCCCACGGAGAAGCCGGCGTGGTGGCCATCTTCACGCAGCGCATGCTCGAGGGTAAGCAGCCGGTCATCTACGGCTCGGGCGAGCAGACGCGCGACTTCGTGTACGTCGGCGACGTGGTGGAAGCGAATCTTGCCGCACTGGCCTATCCGGGCTCGGGAGTGTTCAACATTGGAACGGGCATCGAGACCAGCGTCAACCAGCTTTTCCGCACGCTTCGGGATCTGATCAACCCCGAAGTGCCCGAAGTGCATGGCGAGGCCAAGCCGGGCGAACAGCAGCGCAGCGTGCTGGGCTACGAACGGGCTCGCCGCGAGCTGGGCTGGGAGCCCCGGGTGTCGCTGCAGGAAGGACTCCGGCGCACGGTGGAGTGGTTCCGCGCGCGGGTGACCGTCGGCTGA